One Aquarana catesbeiana isolate 2022-GZ linkage group LG04, ASM4218655v1, whole genome shotgun sequence genomic region harbors:
- the LOC141141266 gene encoding protein NYNRIN-like, with product MLLDTGAAISIIHDKDPLNSTLSSGKPLNLQSFAGHNVESALSKPLTIQIGELSLKQPVALMCLPNETSLLGSDFLIPNGCMLDLTNLLLLQGAPTDQGSTIVIPDSHTIAAIKLNDSKYNILEIIKDHPEHQLLQPVIERQQGSFATHKHDCGKVNTVIHISGPDPPPQKQYPFPQEAISYIQETIDSLLDQKVIRPCVSTTNAPIWPIRKSTDNSWRLTIDYRKLNSVTNNCAPTVASVPDVLSMLNPKHKYFTVLDISNGFWSLPLSEECQYKFAFTFLGKQYTFNSVPQGFHNSPTLFHATTRDILIDFSSPKNLFQYVDDLLLATCNKEEHLRLLEELLQILGKAGLKCNPIKAQLLKESVSFLGITVTANGRKIATEKVKAILQLPLPVSIPTLRSFLGLVNYSRAFVPDFAQKSAPLYDLLKKDTQWHWTEQHTNAVQELKEALAQAPALANPEYQLPFHIETAISETAMSAVLSQEIHGQQRPISYASKLLSPVEMKYSLCEKHLLVTFWAVKYFTYIIGLNPVILHTTHTPTKFLLTDRVKDGNVSNARLAHWALLLQDRDIKVQHTNNPSTRAHGLLYQGVPHEYEITPQSSAQQFFKPLSAKETVPENAVQIFTDGSCFYVEGSPHAGFGIYCINPQAKTQTSIFRSCQVKSAQFAEMAAIAHALELMKGDQEIVLYSDSAWVCNALTEFLPFWHTHQYMSSDGSPLKHASLLKYIVSLVQKLPVKPWVCKVKGHSGTAPYWEQNEVADCLAKQGAQGGEIWEIPSNLPDPVLCPIVCALTKSCIEVPDISDIQRQDDNIKEIMQKLQNKTGELSEGNTLAKYIKHLKLSEDKKVLLHQGDEVTWVVPEKYQNEMIYIVHDLPTGGHQGSEKTGERLKNIGWWPSMMTDVKQYCDNCIVCAQVNPAPRKINAPLRIRLKEGPWNALQMDYMGPLPVTSRNNRYILVVTDLFSKWVEIFPTKSNTAQNKAKILVEQVFSRWGLPASIESDQGTHFTGKMVKTCLEMLGVEQKFHIPYHPESSGQVERANRQIKTMLKKFVHINGKNWDNLLPLLAMAIRATPSYATRLTPFEVLTGRQMRLPEHLWLEMHTPTIDRLSMDQYLLKLQKALKEIHVFAAAQMGKSQKKAKAYFDKGVRECTWAIGDRVMFLELRPLDNSLCQKWRGPFSIIDKLSPSVYKIRIEAGKKTQDKWVHANQLKQFHGAKEIN from the coding sequence ATGCTTCTAGATACGGGTGCGGCCATTTCAATTATTCATGACAAAGATCCCTTAAACTCAACACTATCTTCAGGAAAGCCGTTGAATCTCCAGAGCTTTGCTGGACATAATGTTGAGTCTGCCTTGTCCAAGCCACTGACAATCCAAATTGGTGAGTTATCCCTAAAACAGCCAGTAGCATTAATGTGTTTGCCAAATGAAACCAGCCTCCTGGGTTCAGACTTCTTAATTCCCAATGGATGTATGTTAGATCTGACCAACCTTTTACTATTGCAAGGGGCTCCGACTGATCAGGGTAGCACCATAGTGATACCTGATTCTCACACAATTGCAGCCATCAAACTCAATGATTCAAAATATAACATACTGGAGATCATTAAAGATCACCCAGAACATCAGCTTCTACAGCCGGTGATAGAAAGACAGCAGGGATCCTTTGCAACACATAAACATGACTGTGGAAAGGTAAATACAGTGATACACATCAGTGGGCCAGACCCACCTCCGCAAAAACAATACCCCTTTCCACAGGAAGCTATCAGCTACATACAGGAAACCATAGATTCACTGCTTGACCAAAAGGTCATCAGGCCATGTGTATCCACAACAAATGCGCCAATATGGCCAATTCGCAAAAGTACTGACAATTCGTGGAGATTAACAATTGATTACCGCAAATTGAACAGTGTTACAAACAATTGCGCCCCCACAGTTGCATCTGTCCCGGATGTCTTGAGCATGTTGAATCCCAAACACAAATATTTCACCGTATTGGATATATCGAACGGTTTTTGGTCATTACCTTTGTCAGAAGAATGTCAATACAAATTTGCATTTACGTTTCTGGGAAAACAGTATACGTTCAATTCTGTCCCGCAAGGATTCCATAACTCTCCTACGTTATTTCATGCAACCACGAGAGATATTTTAATTGATTTTTCTTCTCCAAAGAATCTTTTCCAGTATGTTGATGATCTGTTGCTAGCCACATGCAACAAAGAAGAGCATTTGCGGTTATTGGAGGAACTTCTGCAGATCCTAGGAAAGGCGGGACTGAAGTGTAATCCCATCAAGGCACAATTGTTGAAGGAATCTGTGTCTTTTCTTGGGATTACAGTGACAGCAAACGGGCGTAAGATAGCAACCGAAAAGGTAAAAGCCATTCTACAATTACCTCTGCCAGTAAGCATCCCTACTCTGAGATCTTTTCTAGGATTGGTAAATTATTCACGGGCTTTCGTCCCTGATTTTGCCCAAAAGTCTGCACCTCTGTATGATTTGTTAAAAAAGGATACCCAATGGCACTGGACTGAGCAACACACCAATGCAGTGCAGGAGCTTAAAGAAGCTTTAGCGCAAGCGCCAGCGTTAGCCAACCCAGAGTACCAACTGCCCTTTCACATTGAGACTGCCATATCAGAGACAGCCATGTCAGCTGTTCTGTCACAGGAAATCCATGGGCAACAGAGACCCATTTCATATGCATCTAAACTTTTGTCTCCTGTGGAAATGAAGTACTCTCTATGTGAAAAACACCTCCTAGTTACGTTTTGGGCAGTGAAATACTTCACGTACATCATAGGGCTTAACCCAGTCATCCTGCACACAACGCACACTCCCACTAAATTTTTACTTACAGACCGAGTGAAGGATGGCAATGTATCCAATGCCAGATTAGCCCACTGGGCACTGTTGCTTCAAGACCGAGACATTAAAGTCCAACACACAAATAATCCGTCCACTAGGGCCCATGGCCTCCTTTACCAGGGAGTACCACATGAATATGagatcaccccccaatcatccGCGCAACAATTCTTTAAACCTTTGTCAGCAAAGGAAACAGTCCCTGAAAACGCAGTCCAAATTTTCACAGATGGATCATGTTTTTACGTGGAGGGGTCCCCACATGCAGGATTTGGAATATACTGTATCAATCCACAAGCAAAAACCCAAACATCAATCTTTCGGTCATGTCAAGTCAAATCAGCACAATTTGCTGAGATGGCTGCAATCGCTCATGCCCTAGAACTGATGAAAGGAGACCAAGAAATTGTTTTATACTCAGATTCTGCGTGGGTCTGTAATGCTCTTACAGAATTTCTGCCCTTCTGGCACACCCACCAGTACATGTCCTCAGATGGGTCTCCACTTAAACATGCATCCCTGTTGAAATATATTGTATCATTGGTGCAAAAGTTGCCAGTCAAACCATGGGTGTGCAAAGTAAAAGGTCATTCAGGTACTGCCCCATACTGGGAACAAAATGAGGTGGCGGATTGCTTGGCCAAacaaggagcacagggaggggagaTCTGGGAAATTCCTTCGAATTTGCCGGACCCAgtcttgtgccccattgtttgtgcccTCACAAAATCCTGCATAGAAGTTCCGGATATTTCGGACATACAAAGGCAGGATGATAACATTAAGGAAATCATGCAAAAACTGCAAAATAAGACTGGGGAACTCTCTGAGGGGAATACTTTGGCAAAGTACATAAAACACCTCAAATTATCAGAAGATAAAAAGGTATTGTTGCATCAGGGAGATGAAGTAACGTGGGTGGTTCCTGAAAAATACCAGAATGAAATGATTTACATAGTGCATGACCTGCCTACTGGGGGTCATCAAGGGTCAGAGAAAACAGGTGAGCGGCTCAAGAACATAGGTTGGTGGCCTTCCATGATGACAGATGTGAAGCAGTATTGTGACAATTGTATTGTCTGTGCACAGGTTAACCCCGCACCAAGGAAGATCAATGCCCCTTTACGAATCCGACTGAAAGAAGGGCCATGGAATGCCTTACAAATGGATTACATGGGACCCTTGCCAGTCACTTCTAGAAACAACCGATACATTTTGGTAGTCACAGATTTATTTTCGAAATGGGTAGAGATTTTCCCAACCAAAAGTAACACTGCACAAAATAAGGCTAAGATTTTGGTGGAACAGGTGTTCAGTAGATGGGGGCTCCCAGCATCAATAGAGTCAGATCAGGGGACCCATTTTACGGGAAAGATGGTAAAAACCTGCCTAGAGATGTTAGGGGTGGAGCAAAAGTTTCACATTCCATATCACCCAGAATCTTCAGGTCAGGTTGAAAGAGCCAATCGGCAGATTAAGACAATGCTAAAAAAATTTGTCCACATCAATGGTAAGAACTGGGATAATCTGTTGCCATTACTGGCCATGGCCATCCGAGCAACTCCCTCATATGCTACCCGGTTGACACCCTTTGAAGTGCTGACAGGTAGACAGATGAGACTCCCTGAACATCTCTGGCTAGAGATGCATACCCCTACAATAGACAGACTGTCAATGGACCAATACCTCCTTAAACTCCAAAAAGCGTTAAAAGAGATCCATGTATTTGCAGCAGCACAAATGGGGAAAAGTCAAAAGAAAGCCAAGGCGTATTTTGACAAAGGGGTTCGAGAATGCACTTGGGCCATAGGAGACCGAGTTATGTTCTTGGAGCTACGTCCCCTGGATAACAGTTTATGTCAAAAATGGAGAGGCCCATTTTCCATTATTGATAAGTTAAGTCCTTCTGTATATAAAATCAGAATAGAAGCGGGCAAAAAGACACAAGATAAATGGGTTCATGCGAACCAACTGAAACAGTTCCACGGAGCCAAAGAAATCAACTAA